The following is a genomic window from Lagenorhynchus albirostris chromosome 2, mLagAlb1.1, whole genome shotgun sequence.
CATTTGTAATTCACTTCCGAATTACCTGGACTGTACCAAGGTAAGTTCCCCAGGTACACGCTAATCTTAAAAATTGGGACAGTTTCTTTCTAGCATACGTCTTAGGATCTTGGGAGATTTAAATATAcgtttttctcttttgtctcctATGACACCTTCCCTCCTGCATGGGTTCTCCTGTGGGCACTGAAGTGGGAGCTGTTGTTGAAATCTTTGCCACACTCCATACACTTGTagggtttctccccagtgtggatTCTCTGGTGAATAATAAGACTGGAGCTCTGGTTAAAGCATTTCCCACACTCTCTGCACttataaggtttctctcctgtgtggatTCTCTGGTGGGTAATGAGGTTGGAACGGTCACGGAAGAACTTCCCACACTCGAGGCATCTGTAGGGCTTCTCTCCTGTGTGCACCCTCTGGTGTGTGATGAGCTTGGAACGCTCCCCGAAGCATTTCCCACAGTCCGCACACTCATACGgcttctccccagtgtgggtTCGCTGGTGGTTGGCCAGAGTGGAGCTCTTACTGAAGCTTTTCCCACATTCGGTACATCCATATGGTTTCTCTCCCGTGTGGATTCTTTGGTGACTGATGAGGGCAGAACTCTTGGAGAAGCTTCTTCCACATTCGGAACACTGATAAAGTTTATCCCCTGAGTTGGTGCTTTGCAGTCCAGGAGAATTCAAGTTCTTACTGGCACTCTGAGTTTGTTCCAGAGATGTCTCCTCTGCTGAGTTCCTCCAGTGAGCACTAAAGGATGGGCTCTGGCCAGAGTTTTTCCCAGGCTCACCACAGTGATCAGCATTTCCTCCCAAGTGGATTCTCTGATGTTTCAGAAGGTTTGAGCTCTGGGTGAAGCCTTCCCAACATTCCCCACATTTATAGGGTTTCACCCTCATGTGCGTTCTCTGGTGGGTGATGAGATTGGAGTGGTCACTAAAGCTTTTCCCACATTCAAGGCATTtgtagggcttctctccagtgtggattctctGATGGGTATTGAAGTTGGAGCGGTCACTAAATCTTTTCCCACATTCAAGGCATTTGTAGGGCCTCTCACCTGTGTGTATCCGCTGGTGGGCGATTAACTGCGAATTCCGGCTGAACCTTTTCACGCACGTGTCACACTTGAAGGGTTTCTCTGCAAGGTACAGGCCTTGATGATCGATGAGTTTTTCTAAGTCCTCTTCAGAAGAACATTCTTCCCACTGATCCTGGGATGGATTTCCCCACTGCCCTTTACCTTcgttttcattttcactgtctTCCCCCCAATCATGAGGGTAGCAATCATCCTCTGCAGTACACTTTGATAAGGCTCCAGGCAAATCTTCAAAAATGTCTTGCTCTGAAATCTGGTCTTCATCCTCATGCCTCATCTCAAAACCTGAAAGAATGGACAGAAATGCATTCATTAGTTAGTGTCTATTTATACATATGGATCTTGTGTCTTGTGAATTTGGCTAACATGAATTTGTACTTATATTTTATATCTCACAGCTTATATATGTGACTAACATGAAATTGATCAAGTTTCAGCGCACACATGCATTTCTGACCTGTAAAGCTTAGGAACAGAGTTTGGGACATGCTAACTCCACCAAGGGAGCCGTAAGCCCCAGCCCAAGCAGCCAGCTGTCAGTCTCCCTGGCCAGCTACCCTATCCCACTACTGAACAATGAACACTTTCTTCTGGTACATTCAGTACGGCCTATGTCATATGAGATTGAATAAACTCTATAACTTCCCAGATGAATCCAAGTAAAATCTAGACTGACTACTTTTCTTATTTAGGGGATTACACTAAGCTAGAGACTGGATAATCTCAGCAAAGTACAAATCCTTAACTTATTCaatttcattctctcttttagTTCAGAGAAATGTGCCTGGCTTCCACACTCTCTCTGCATGCTTGCAGATTTTGTGGACATCTAATTACTCCAAGCTTACCAGTGTCTGGGGTTTTAGGACCTGGGGTTGGAGATCTGATGGCATCTTCACCTGCCATTTCATCCCAGGCCTCCTGGTTGACAACCTGGGTACCACTCTCCCCAGAAGTAGGAAGACCCACTGCCTCCTTGCTGGTCCCCATGTCTCTAACCGCAGTCCGAGCCCTCATCAGCGAGTCCAGCTCCTCATAGAAGGGGCAGGTCCCAGGTGGGTGGCTGCTCTTGGCTTTTCGGTAGCTTCGAAGGAGGTTTTTGAATCTGTAGCGACACTGCTCCAGGGTCCGCAGGAAGCCCTGTGCACACAGCCGCTCTGCAATGGCCCGGTACACCTGGCTGTTCTGGTGACAAGTGCGAAGCTTCTCAGAGAATGGGGACTCACTGAGAATGGTCAGGAAGGCCTTGGTCTCCTCGTAGCCCCAGTGCACACCTGCTGTCAGGAGTGAAGAGTTCAGAATTGAGAGACTTGATGAGATTTGCCTAGGTCATCAGGGATTGGGGTCACCTGCCCTACTAAACACCTAGGCACTTTGGAAATCGTCCAGGTGCCTGGCACACCAGCAAAGAATATACCCTTGTTTCTCAAGGCTGTGCCAGggcttcccatccccacccccttctAAGAGACTCTATTAACATTTAAGAGTCTTGGCTAAAGGGGAGGATTTAAGTGGCCATATTATACCAGTTGACCCACGTTCCTGGCTTCAGCTGATTGGTTCAGGGAAAGGCCTGTAACTGAGATACAAGACACTGTCTCTGTACCCATTCAATACATGTgctctactttatttatttatttatttattggggttttttttggtttttaaaaattttatttatttttttatacaccagattcttattagttatccattttatacatattagtgtatacatgtcaatcccaatctcccagtacatcccaccaccaccccccaacaccaccactttcccctcttggtgtccatatgtttgttctctgcatctgcgtctcaatttctgccctgcaaaccagttcatctgtaccatttttctaggttccacatatatgcattaatataccatatttgtttttctctttctgacttacttcactctgtatgacagtctctagatccatccatatctctacaaatgatccaatttcattcctttttatggttgagtaatattccattgtatatatgtaccacatcttctttactccttcatctgtagatgggcatttaggttgcttccatgtcctggctattgtaaatagtgttgcaatgaacattggggtgcatgtgtctttttgaattatggttttctctgggtatatgcccagtagtgggattgctggtcatatggtaattccatttttagttttttaaggaacctccatactgttctccatagtggctgtatcaatttatattcccaccaacagggaaagagggttcccttttctccacaccctctccagcatttgttgtttgtagattttctgatgatgcccattctaactggtgtgaggtgatacctcattgtagttttgatttgcatttccctaataatcagtgatgttgagcagcttttcctgtgcttcttggccaactgtatgtcttctttggagaaatgtctatttagatcttctgctcatttttggattgggttgtttgtttttttagtattgagctgaatgagctgtttatatattttggagattaatcctttgtccattgattcatttgcaaatattttctcccattctgagggctgtcttttcatcttgtttgtagtatcctttgctttgcaaaaacttttaactttcattaggtcccatttgtttatttttgggtttatttccattattctaggaggtggatgaaaaaagatcttgctgtgatttatgtcaaagagtgttcttcctatgctttcctctaagagttttatagtgtccggtcttacatttaggtctctaatccatattgagtttatttttgtgtatgctgttagggagtgttctaatttcattcttttacatgtagctgtacagttttcccagcaccacttattgaagagactgtcttttcgcCATTGTATAtggctcctttgtcatattttagttgaccacaggtgcgtggttttatccctgggctttctatcctattctattgatctatatttctgtttttgtgccagtaccatattgtcttgattactgtagctttgttgtatagtctgaagtccaagagcctgattcctccagctccgtttttttccttcaagaccgctttggctattcagggtcttttgtgtctccatacaaattttaaaagtttttgttctagttctgtaaaaaatgcccttggtaatttgatagggattgcattgaatctgtagattgatttgagtagtatagtcattttcacaatactgattcttccaatccaagaacatggcatatctctccatctgtttgtatcatctttaatttctttcaacagtgtcttatagttttctgcatacaagtctttttgtctccctaggtaggtttattcctaggtattttcttctttttgttacagttataaatgggagtgcttccttaatttctctttcacatttttcgtcattagtgtacaggaatgcaagagatttttctgcattaattttgtatcctgctactttaccaaattcattgattagctctagtagttttctggtggcatctttaggattctttatgtatagtagcatgtcatctgcaaacagtgacagttttacttcttcttttccaatttgtattccttttatttctttttcttatctgattgccatggctaggacttccaaaactatgttgaataatagtggtgagagtgggtatccttgtcttgttcctgatcttagaggaaatgttttcagtttttcaccattgagaatgaagtttgctgtgggtttgtcgtatatggcctttattatgttgaggtaggttccctctatgcccactttctggagaatttttattataaatcggtgttgaattttgtcaaaagctttttctgcatctattaagatgatcatacggtttttctttttcaatttgttaatgtggtgtatcacattgattgatttgcatatattgaagaatccatgcatccctgggataaatcccacttgatcatggtgtatgatccttttaacatgttgttggattctgtttgctagttgaggatttttgcatctatattcatcagtgattttggtctgtaattttctttatttgtgatatctttctctggttttggtatcagggtgatggtggcctcatagaatgagtttgggagtgttccttcctctgcaattttttggaagagtttgagaaggatgcgtgttagctcttctctaaatgtttgacagaattcacctgtgaagccatctagtcctggacttttgtttgttgtaaggtTCTTAATAACAggtttaatttcattacttgtgattggtctgttcatattttctatttcttcctggttcagtcttggaaggttaaacccttctaagaattttgtccatttttccaggctgtccattttattggcatagagttgcttgtagtaatctcttaggatgctttgcatttctgcggtgtctgttgtaactcctcttttttcatttctaattttaatgatttgagtcctctcgctcttttccttgatgagtctgactaatgatttatcaattttgtttttcttctcaaagaatccgcttttagttttattgaaatttgctattgttttcttggtttctatttcatttatttctgttgtgatctttatgatttctttccttctgctaactttgggttttgtttgttcttctttctctagttctttaggtggaaggttagattgtttatttgagatgtttgctgactcttgaggtaggattgcactgctataaacttccctcttagaactgcttttgctgcatcacataggttttggattgtcgtattttcattgtcatttgtttctaggtattttttgatttcctctttgatttcttcagtgatctcttggttatttagtaatgtattgtttagcctccatgtgtttgtgttttttacatttttgtccctgtaattcatttctaatgtcatagcattgtggtcagaaaagatgcttgatatgatttcaattttcttacatttactgaggcttgatttgtgacccaagatgtgatcaatcctggagaacgttccatgtgcacttgagaagaaagtgtaatctgctgtttttggatgcaatgtcctattaatatcaattaaatctatctggtctgttgtgtcatttaaagctcttgtttccttattaattttttgtttggatgatctgtccattggtgtaagtgaggtgttaaattcccccactattattctgttattttcaatttcctcttttatagctgttagcagttgccttatgtattgaggtgctccattgttgggtgcatttatatttataatttttatatcttcttcttggatttatcccttgatcattatgtagtgtccttctttgtctcttgtaacattctttactttaaagtctattttgtctgatacgagtactgccactccagctttcttttgatttccatttgcatggaatatcttttttccatcccctcactttcagtctgtatgtgtccctaggtctgaaatgggtcattggtagacagcatgtatatgggtcttgtttttgtatccattcagcaagcctgtgtcttttggtgggagcatttaatccattcacgcttaaagtaattatcgatatgtatgttcctattaccattttcataattgtttggggtttgtttttataggcccttttcttctcttgtgtttcccacttagagaagttcatttagcatttgttgtagagctggtttggtggtgctgaattctcttagctttcacttgtctgtaaagcttttgattcttagcttttgcttgtctgtaaagcttttgatttctccatcgaatctgactgaggtccttgccaggtagagtaatcttggttctaggttcttccctttcatcactttaagaatgtcatgccactcccttctggcttgtagagtttctgctgagaaatcagctgttaactttatgggagttcccttgtatgttatttgtccattttcccttgctgctttcaataatttttctttgtctttaatttttgccaatttgattactatgtgtctcggcgtgtttctccttgggtttatcctgtatgggactctctgcgcttcctagacttggggggctatttcccttcccatgttagggaagtttttgagtataatctcttcaaatattttctcgggtcctttctctctcacttctccttctgggacccctataatgtgaatgttgttgtgtttaatgtcccagaggtctcttaggctgtcttcatttcttttcattcttttttctttattctgttccacagcagtgaattccaccactctgtcttccaagtcacttatccgttcttctgcctcagttattctgctactggttcctcctagtgtatttttcatttcagtttttgtattgttcatctctgtttgtttgttctttaattcttctaagtctttgttaaacatttcttgcatcttctcgatctttgcctccattctttttctgaggtcctggatcatcttcactatcattattctgaattctttttctggaaggttgcctatctccacttcatttagttgtttttctggggttttatctcgttccttcatctggtacataaccccctgtcttttcatcttgtctatctttctgtgaatgtggtctttgttccacaggctgaaggactgtagttcttcttgcttctgttttctgcccgctggtggattaggctatctaagaggcttgtataAGTTTACTCTCTACTTACTTTATGAATTGCCTTTTTAACAAACATGGGAACTGAGAATCCCTAAAGACATAAGTGGACTCCAGATAATCTTACAATAGAGTCCAACTGAGAtccctttcctcttctgtggaagaaggaaaaggaggtggtctattttcatttcctctgcaTCTAAATGATGCAACCAGGGAGGCAGCATGGTGGAgggaaaaccaaataaaattggAGGTGGGATCCCTGGGCTCTGGTCTCGACACTTCACAGCTTGGGCTTCTGTATTTCCAGTTTTACAGGGACTGGGTGTTTCCCTAGCATCAGTTGTTCAAGTATATACTGTCATGATTTCTGCTCTATCTATTAAATATTTCACTCAACATCTTTCTTTGCCTAAATTTACTATTTGTGAAATCACCTGTTGATGTGCTCatacacattaaaattaaaagttcactCAGGTAACACTTATGATCATCCCCATACTACCAGTGACACACTCTGGGAAATACTGAATTAGCTCTTTAAGGTCGCTTAAGGTTTTAAAAGTGTTTGCttctttttgcacagcaaagtaaaccaccaacaaaaggaaaagacaaactactgaatgcaagaaaatatttgcaaatgatatgaccaataagggattaatatccaacatatataaaaaagCATAGGTCAAAAtagcaaacaatttaaaaaatgtgcagaagaactgaatagacatttttctaaagaagaaatgcaggtggccaacatgcacatgaaaagatgctcaatatcgcgaatcatcagggaaatgcaaatcaaagctataatgagatatcacctcacacctgtcagaatggctggtATCAaatagtctacaaataacaaatattggcgaggatgtggaaatAAGGGAACCCTAgtgtacactgtttgtgggaatgtagattggtgcagtcactgtatGGAGgtgtctcaaaaaa
Proteins encoded in this region:
- the ZSCAN20 gene encoding zinc finger and SCAN domain-containing protein 20 produces the protein MQEDAGQGRPAERRHPGETMAVALEARAQASPLPEPEELLIVKLEEDSWRPDSQPREKDHDPVPGPEASRQRFRQFRYRDAAGPHEAFSQLWALCCHWLRPEIRLKEQILELLVLEQFLTILPREVQAWVQARHPESGEEAVALVEDWHREARAMGQRELELCAEETRSLKTVKESQSFQLWTADHWPEGQSQKQWVKNPCPDLPKRLDTKMALQPLKEGAVLTPRVPTLPKMGSVGDWEVTVESQEALGPGRHAEKEFCKDPPGDSCGNGLPLGVPVSKPTIISQQEQGPEFWGPRFVNSGQKNPEDYSWDTEQTKPAQALAWRDSKAWEERYQWDVEDVKVSGVHWSYEETKTFLAILSESPFSEKLRTCHQNRQVYRAIAERLRAQGFLRTLEQCRYRVKNLLRNYRKAKSSHPPGTCPFYEELEALVRARTAIRASDGPGEAVALPRMGDSDMEVDEQEEGGWEPEETTDDCNGDDSHLATEEFVHRPRIPGGPALLQSRIAGVHWGYEETKAFLTILSESPFSEKLRTCHQNSQVYRAIAERLCAQGFLRTLEQCRYRFKNLLRSYRKAKSSHPPGTCPFYEELDSLMRARTAVRDMGTSKEAVGLPTSGESGTQVVNQEAWDEMAGEDAIRSPTPGPKTPDTGFEMRHEDEDQISEQDIFEDLPGALSKCTAEDDCYPHDWGEDSENENEGKGQWGNPSQDQWEECSSEEDLEKLIDHQGLYLAEKPFKCDTCVKRFSRNSQLIAHQRIHTGERPYKCLECGKRFSDRSNFNTHQRIHTGEKPYKCLECGKSFSDHSNLITHQRTHMRVKPYKCGECWEGFTQSSNLLKHQRIHLGGNADHCGEPGKNSGQSPSFSAHWRNSAEETSLEQTQSASKNLNSPGLQSTNSGDKLYQCSECGRSFSKSSALISHQRIHTGEKPYGCTECGKSFSKSSTLANHQRTHTGEKPYECADCGKCFGERSKLITHQRVHTGEKPYRCLECGKFFRDRSNLITHQRIHTGEKPYKCRECGKCFNQSSSLIIHQRIHTGEKPYKCMECGKDFNNSSHFSAHRRTHAGGKVS